DNA from bacterium:
GTCCCTGTCCATGTCCGTTCCGTAGACGGACAACCACAAGGGTTGTCCCTACAGCCTAAGGACAGACCCTAATTACGGACACGTCTCACGGATTTTCCGTGTTTCATCTGTGTACATCTGTGGCTGAACGGTTACACCGCCAGAAAAATTAGGTCAAAACTCCACAAATTCTTTCGGATAATGGGTCATATCTAACTCCTCATCCTCAAGATTTAGTCTAATCCCCCATTCTTGCATGGTTAAAGCCCCAATCAAAATCTCGATTCTCTTTCCGTCCTCATCTGTTCCAATGTCTTCAAGGACTCTCGCATGGGTTAATATGTCATATCCTTCGATAATACCTTCTAATCTACAATCACTTAAAACATCATGTATCATCCCGCCTAAATTAACATGTTGAGGTTTCCTCAATTTAAACACGGGCAAATCCTTAGCCACATCTCTAATAATATATGTATTTCTTGCTCCACTATCAAACAATGTCCAATGATTTCTGCCTTCCACCTTAATATTTTTTCTAATTCGTCCCATACTATTTAGCCTCCTCTTCTTCTTTCTTCCCTCTTTTCTCTCATTATCAGCCATCGGTCTGTCCTCACCATAGCCTTTAACTCTTAATAATTCTCCTGGCAAATTCTAATATGGTTCTTATAGCCTCTTTGGGATTATCACTTAAATTACTCTCTACAACATTCTTCTGAGTCCCATTATGGAAGTGTCTTGGATAGGTCTGGAGCTTTTTAGCTTCTCTATCGGGAAGATTGTTATACCGATATATCGCCCCATCAACATTTTTTCTTTCCCAGTGATAAGCATATACTCCCCTTTTCTTAACCGAGAACCAAATATCAATAAAACTCTCATCTTTTAGTAGAATCCGTAACTTCCCCTCAATAACCTTTGTGCCTTCTACAATATCTGCAAAGTCGTTTAGGGCAATCTGTGTAAGCTGCGAATATAACTTGTCTCTGGAAATCATTTTTATAGAGCTTCCCGTAACAACTTAATCACTTTCTCTTTCTCTAACTCGAGATACTCAAGCTTGCTCAGATCATCAAAGCACTCTGATTCTGTTTTTTCACCAGCCTCAAGTTTTCTCCATAGCTCATCAA
Protein-coding regions in this window:
- a CDS encoding DUF6516 family protein: MISRDKLYSQLTQIALNDFADIVEGTKVIEGKLRILLKDESFIDIWFSVKKRGVYAYHWERKNVDGAIYRYNNLPDREAKKLQTYPRHFHNGTQKNVVESNLSDNPKEAIRTILEFARRIIKS